The Tamandua tetradactyla isolate mTamTet1 chromosome 8, mTamTet1.pri, whole genome shotgun sequence genome includes a window with the following:
- the LOC143644781 gene encoding uncharacterized protein LOC143644781 isoform X2, which produces MNTDYAFDDTSRNPSPNPRDKARVAISAMDLPMEKSTMIFVPEGKALDHSNQEKASTHPVFTVKFTFHHHEDPLQEKESERFL; this is translated from the exons aTTATGCCTTTGATGATACATCTAGAAATCCTTCACCAAACCCAAG AGACAAAGCCAGAGTAGCTATTTCAGCGATGGACCTCCCAATGGAAAAGTCTACGATGATTTTTGTACCTGAGGGAAAG GCACTGGATCATTCCAACCAAGAGAAGGCATCAACTCACCCTGTTTTCACTGTGAAATTCACTTTTCACCATCATGAAG ATCctttgcaagaaaaagaaagtgaaagattcTTATAA